Proteins encoded in a region of the Streptomyces sp. NBC_00258 genome:
- a CDS encoding YebC/PmpR family DNA-binding transcriptional regulator encodes MSGHSKWATTKHKKAVIDAKRGKLFAKMIKNIEVAARTGGADPAGNPTLFDAIQKAKKSSVPNKNIDSAVKRGAGLEAGGADYETIMYEGYGPNGVAVLIECLTDNRNRAASDVRVAMTRNGGNMADPGSVSYLFNRKGVVIVPKGELGEDDVLGAVLDAGAEEVNDLGESFEVISEATDLVAVRTALQDAGIDYDSADANFVPTMQVELDEEGARKIFKLIDALEDSDDVQNVFANFDVSDEVMEKVDA; translated from the coding sequence TCCGGCCACTCTAAATGGGCTACGACGAAGCACAAGAAGGCCGTGATCGACGCCAAGCGCGGCAAGCTCTTCGCGAAGATGATCAAGAATATCGAGGTCGCGGCCCGTACCGGCGGTGCCGACCCGGCCGGTAACCCGACGCTCTTCGACGCCATCCAGAAGGCCAAGAAGAGTTCGGTCCCGAACAAGAACATCGACTCCGCGGTCAAGCGCGGCGCCGGTCTCGAGGCCGGTGGCGCCGACTACGAGACGATCATGTACGAGGGCTACGGCCCGAACGGTGTCGCGGTGCTCATCGAGTGCCTCACCGACAACCGCAACCGCGCCGCCTCGGACGTACGCGTCGCCATGACCCGCAACGGCGGCAACATGGCCGACCCGGGCTCCGTCTCGTACCTCTTCAACCGCAAGGGTGTCGTCATCGTCCCCAAGGGCGAGCTCGGCGAGGACGACGTCCTGGGTGCCGTGCTCGACGCGGGCGCCGAGGAGGTCAACGACCTGGGCGAGTCCTTCGAGGTCATCTCCGAGGCCACCGACCTGGTCGCGGTGCGCACCGCCCTCCAGGACGCCGGGATCGACTACGACTCCGCCGACGCCAACTTCGTCCCGACCATGCAGGTCGAGCTGGACGAGGAGGGCGCCAGGAAGATCTTCAAGCTCATCGACGCCCTTGAGGACAGCGACGACGTGCAGAACGTCTTCGCCAACTTCGACGTGAGCGACGAGGTCATGGAGAAGGTGGACGCGTAG
- the ruvC gene encoding crossover junction endodeoxyribonuclease RuvC: MRVLGVDPGLTRCGVGVVEGVAGRPLTMHGVGVVRTPADAELGQRLVAIEQGIEQWLDEYRPEFVAVERVFSQHNVRTVMGTAQASAVAMLCAARRGIPVALHTPSEVKAAVTGNGRADKAQVGAMVTRLLRLDAPPKPADAADALALAICHIWRAPAQNRLQQAVAQNRLQQAAALHASKAASQNAPNHVQNHAPKGRTA; encoded by the coding sequence GTGCGGGTACTGGGCGTTGACCCCGGACTGACCCGGTGCGGTGTCGGTGTGGTCGAAGGTGTCGCGGGCCGGCCCCTGACCATGCACGGCGTCGGTGTCGTACGGACGCCCGCCGACGCGGAGTTGGGGCAGCGCCTCGTCGCCATCGAGCAGGGCATCGAACAGTGGCTCGACGAGTACCGGCCCGAATTCGTCGCGGTGGAGCGGGTGTTCAGCCAGCACAACGTCCGTACGGTGATGGGCACGGCCCAGGCCAGCGCGGTCGCCATGCTGTGCGCAGCCCGGCGCGGGATTCCCGTGGCCCTGCACACGCCCAGCGAGGTCAAGGCCGCGGTCACCGGAAACGGCCGCGCCGACAAGGCCCAGGTCGGTGCCATGGTCACCCGGCTGCTCCGGCTGGACGCACCCCCGAAGCCCGCCGACGCGGCCGACGCCCTCGCCCTCGCGATCTGTCACATCTGGCGTGCGCCCGCCCAGAACCGCCTGCAGCAGGCCGTCGCGCAGAACCGGCTCCAGCAGGCCGCCGCCCTGCACGCGTCGAAAGCCGCATCGCAGAACGCGCCGAACCACGTACAGAACCACGCACCGAAAGGCCGTACCGCATGA
- the ruvA gene encoding Holliday junction branch migration protein RuvA, with protein MIAFVSGPVAALAPDSAVVEVGGIGIAVQCTPNTLSGLRMGRPAKLATSLVVREDSLTLYGFADDDERQTFELLQTASGVGPRLAQAMLAVHSPDALRRAVSTGDEKALVAVPGIGKKGAQKLLLEYKDRLGEPVGPGGRAIGTPVTAGWREQLHAALIGLGYATREADEAVSAVAPQAEAAGTPQIGQLLKAALQTLNRAR; from the coding sequence ATGATCGCCTTCGTCAGCGGCCCCGTCGCCGCCCTCGCGCCCGACTCCGCGGTGGTCGAGGTGGGCGGCATCGGCATCGCGGTCCAGTGCACGCCGAACACGCTCTCCGGACTCCGCATGGGCCGGCCGGCCAAGCTCGCCACCTCCCTCGTCGTACGGGAGGACTCGCTGACGCTGTACGGCTTCGCGGACGACGACGAGCGGCAGACCTTCGAGCTGCTGCAGACCGCGAGCGGTGTCGGGCCGCGCCTGGCCCAGGCCATGCTCGCGGTGCACAGCCCCGACGCCCTGCGCCGCGCGGTGTCCACCGGCGACGAGAAGGCCCTCGTCGCGGTGCCCGGCATCGGCAAGAAGGGTGCCCAGAAGCTCCTCCTGGAGTACAAGGACCGCCTCGGCGAACCCGTCGGACCCGGCGGCCGGGCCATCGGCACACCCGTCACGGCCGGCTGGCGCGAGCAGCTGCACGCCGCGCTGATCGGCCTCGGGTACGCGACCCGCGAGGCCGACGAGGCGGTCTCCGCGGTGGCGCCGCAGGCCGAGGCGGCCGGGACGCCGCAGATCGGCCAGCTGTTGAAGGCCGCCCTGCAGACGCTCAACAGAGCGCGTTGA
- the ruvB gene encoding Holliday junction branch migration DNA helicase RuvB, with protein sequence MNWDDTADDDTAERLVGASADHEEQAVEAALRPKDLDEFIGQEKVREQLDLVLRAARARGATADHVLLSGAPGLGKTTLSMIIAAEMEAPIRITSGPAIQHAGDLAAILSSLQEGEVLFLDEIHRMSRPAEEMLYMAMEDFRVDVIVGKGPGATAIPLELPPFTLVGATTRAGLLPPPLRDRFGFTAHMEFYEPAELERVIHRSANLLDVEIDTAGAAEIAGRSRGTPRIANRLLRRVRDYAQVKADGYVTQEIAGAALAVYEVDSRGLDRLDRGVLEALIKLFGGGPVGLSTLAVAVGEERETVEEVAEPFLVREGLLARTPRGRVATPAAWAHFGLTPPRPSTGGNGQQDLFGA encoded by the coding sequence ATGAACTGGGACGACACGGCCGACGACGACACCGCCGAGCGGCTCGTCGGTGCGTCCGCCGACCATGAGGAGCAGGCCGTCGAGGCCGCCCTGCGCCCCAAGGACCTCGACGAGTTCATCGGCCAGGAGAAGGTCCGCGAGCAGCTCGACCTCGTCCTGCGAGCCGCACGCGCGCGTGGCGCCACCGCCGACCACGTCCTCCTCTCCGGAGCCCCCGGCCTCGGCAAGACCACCCTCTCGATGATCATCGCCGCCGAGATGGAAGCCCCCATCCGCATCACCAGCGGCCCCGCCATCCAGCACGCGGGCGACCTCGCCGCGATCCTCTCCTCCCTCCAGGAGGGCGAGGTCCTCTTCCTCGACGAGATCCACCGCATGTCGCGGCCCGCCGAGGAGATGCTCTACATGGCGATGGAGGACTTCCGCGTCGACGTCATCGTCGGCAAGGGGCCGGGCGCCACCGCCATCCCGCTCGAACTGCCGCCCTTCACACTCGTCGGCGCCACCACGCGCGCGGGCCTGCTGCCGCCCCCGCTGCGGGACCGCTTCGGCTTCACCGCCCACATGGAGTTCTACGAGCCCGCCGAGCTGGAGCGCGTCATCCACCGCTCGGCGAACCTGCTGGATGTCGAGATCGACACCGCGGGCGCCGCCGAGATCGCGGGCCGCTCACGCGGCACACCCCGTATCGCCAACCGGCTCCTGCGCCGCGTCCGCGACTACGCCCAGGTCAAGGCCGACGGCTACGTCACGCAAGAGATCGCCGGCGCCGCCCTCGCCGTGTACGAAGTGGACAGCCGAGGCCTCGACCGCCTGGACCGCGGTGTCCTCGAAGCCCTGATCAAGCTCTTCGGCGGCGGCCCGGTCGGTCTGTCCACGCTCGCCGTCGCCGTGGGGGAGGAGCGCGAGACCGTGGAGGAGGTCGCCGAGCCCTTCCTCGTCCGTGAGGGACTCCTGGCCCGTACACCCCGCGGACGGGTGGCGACACCGGCGGCGTGGGCCCATTTCGGCCTCACCCCGCCCCGGCCGTCAACCGGTGGAAACGGACAACAGGACCTGTTCGGGGCGTGA